One Pecten maximus chromosome 16, xPecMax1.1, whole genome shotgun sequence DNA window includes the following coding sequences:
- the LOC117344645 gene encoding zinc finger CCCH domain-containing protein 13-like, with the protein MNCCLVTQQNPETDVQRHPETDVRDTQKQMSETPRNRCQRHPETDVRDTQTDVQRHPETDVRDTQTEMSETPRNRCQRHPETDVRDTQTDVQRHPETDVRDTQADVRDTQRQMSETHRQMSDTQTDVRDSQKQMSETPRQMSETHRQRYQRHPDRCQIHPDRDVRDSQRCQRHPERDVRDTQTDVRDTQRQMSETPRQMSETPRQMSETPRQMSDTQTDVRDTQKQMSETPRQMSETPRQMSRDTQTDVRDTQRQMSETPRKMSGTHRQMSETPRQMSETPRNRCQRHPETDVRDTQRQMSETPRDRCQRHPETDVRDTQTDVRDTQRLMSETPRQMSETTRDRRQRHPERCQRHTDRCQRHPDRCQRHPDRCQRQPETDARDTQKEMSETPRKRCQRHPDRCQRHPDRCPETPRQMSETPRNRCQGHPDRCQRHPETDVRDTQTDVRDTQRQMSDKPRQMSGTPRNRCQGHPDRRQRHPETDVRYTHRCPETPRQM; encoded by the coding sequence ATGAACTGTTGTCTGGTTACACAGCAAAATCCAGAGACAGATGTCCAGAGACACCCAGAAACAGACGTCAGAGACACCCAGAAACAGATGTCAGAGACACCCAGAAACAGATGTCAGAGACACCCAGAAACAGATGTCAGAGACACCCAGACAGATGTCCAGAGACACCCAGAAACAGACGTCAGAGACACTCAGACAGAGATGTCAGAGACACCCAGAAACAGATGTCAGAGACACCCAGAGACAGATGTcagagacacacagacagatgTCCAGAGACACCCAGAAACAGATGTCAGAGACACCCAGGCAGATGTCAGAGACACCCAGAGACAGATGTCAGAGACACACAGACAAATGTCAGACACCCAGACAGATGTCAGAGACTCCCAGAAACAGATGTCAGAGACACCCAGACAGATGTcagagacacacagacagagaTATCAGAGACACCCAGACAGATGTCAGATACACCCAGACAGAGATGTCAGAGACAGCCAGAGATGTCAGAGACACCCAGAAAGAGATGTcagagacacacagacagatgTCAGAGACACCCAGAGACAGATGTCAGAGACACCCAGACAGATGTCAGAGACACCCAGACAGATGTCAGAGACACCCAGACAGATGTCAGACACCCAGACAGATGTCAGAGACACCCAGAAACAGATGTCAGAGACACCCAGACAGATGTCAGAGACACCCAGACAGATGTCCAGAGACACCCAGACAGACGTCAGAGACACCCAGAGACAGATGTCAGAGACACCCAGAAAGATGTCagggacacacagacagatgTCAGAGACACCCAGACAGATGTCAGAGACACCCAGAAACAGATGTCAGAGACACCCAGAAACAGATGTCAGAGACACCCAGAGACAGATGTCAGAGACACCCAGAGACAGATGTCAGAGACACCCAGAGACAGATGTCAGAGACACCCAGACAGATGTCAGAGACACCCAGAGACTGATGTCAGAGACACCCAGACAGATGTCAGAGACAACCAGAGACAGACGCCAGAGACACCCAGAAAGATGTcagagacacacagacagatgTCAGAGACACCCAGACAGATGTCAGAGACACCCAGACAGATGTCAGAGACAACCAGAGACAGACGCCAGAGACACCCAGAAAGAGATGTCAGAGACACCCAGAAAGAGATGTCAGAGACACCCAGACAGATGTCAGAGACACCCAGACAGATGTCCAGAGACACCCAGACAGATGTCAGAGACACCCAGAAACAGATGTCAGGGACACCCAGACAGATGTCAGAGACACCCAGAAACAGATGTCAGGGACACCCAGACAGACGTCAGAGACACCCAGAGACAGATGTCAGATAAACCCAGACAGATGTCAGGGACACCCAGAAACAGATGTCAGGGACACCCAGACAGACGTCAGAGACACCCAGAGACAGATGTCAGATACACACACAGATGTCCAGAGACACCCAGACAGATGTGA